One stretch of Leadbetterella byssophila DSM 17132 DNA includes these proteins:
- a CDS encoding O-methyltransferase yields MLFDFLRYYIKAGNAHSIHSPFVFELYTKIYKDFTPQEEFQELENLRKKLRADDRAIQITDFGAGSHYKNRTIKDIAKHALKSPFWAQFFYRIIRHYNYSHILELGTSLGLTTSYLAKAAPTGKVYTLEGCPQTLQVAEENFDQLELSHIHTYVGNIDQTLPDLLERIEKLDFALLDANHRYTPTLSYFEQCLAKVHERSVLVFDDIYWSDEMKKAWQEIQKRKEVSLSLDFFHVGMVFFRKGVEKQHFVLK; encoded by the coding sequence ATGCTTTTCGACTTCTTACGGTATTATATTAAGGCAGGAAATGCCCATAGCATTCATTCTCCTTTTGTATTTGAACTATATACTAAAATCTACAAGGATTTTACACCTCAAGAAGAGTTCCAGGAACTTGAAAACTTAAGGAAGAAATTACGAGCAGATGATCGTGCCATACAGATCACTGATTTCGGAGCAGGCTCCCATTATAAGAATCGGACCATTAAAGACATAGCTAAACATGCGCTAAAGTCCCCCTTCTGGGCTCAGTTCTTCTATAGGATAATCCGACACTATAACTATTCTCATATCCTTGAATTAGGCACTTCTTTAGGCTTAACCACTTCTTATTTAGCCAAAGCAGCACCAACAGGAAAAGTCTACACCCTAGAAGGATGCCCCCAAACTCTGCAGGTGGCTGAGGAAAATTTTGACCAACTGGAGTTAAGCCACATTCATACGTACGTAGGAAATATTGATCAAACCTTACCGGATCTATTGGAGAGAATAGAAAAGTTAGATTTTGCTTTGCTTGACGCAAATCACAGGTATACTCCTACCCTAAGCTACTTTGAACAGTGCCTAGCTAAAGTTCATGAGCGTTCAGTGCTGGTTTTTGATGATATCTACTGGTCAGATGAAATGAAAAAGGCCTGGCAGGAGATTCAAAAAAGAAAGGAAGTTTCCCTTTCCTTGGATTTCTTCCATGTCGGCATGGTTTTCTTCCGCAAAGGCGTAGAGAAGCAGCACTTTGTACTTAAATAA
- a CDS encoding BtrH N-terminal domain-containing protein, with protein MKKPFVAQHGETTATGTLLNQLGYESSEPMLFGEGLG; from the coding sequence ATGAAAAAGCCATTTGTAGCACAACATGGTGAAACCACAGCCACAGGGACTCTATTAAACCAACTGGGTTATGAAAGCTCTGAACCCATGCTCTTCGGAGAAGGTTTAGGGTAG
- a CDS encoding DUF998 domain-containing protein, whose amino-acid sequence MNFIAKVSAYGFILLFILLHLLKPEIDPTWQPFSYYLIGEYGWLMQCAFLLLSLSFFTFALGVIKVLQTWRSKMGAVLFVLAGIGNVLCAFFYPDPLHAEPTLHGQWHAIGFSLLGAALLGTLFICLQFYRQSDVSLFRGRILFATVLFGAIEISMIFGMLLYFDGPESAMGGLGRLVILMSAIWVIITSNALANKSVV is encoded by the coding sequence ATGAATTTTATAGCAAAGGTCTCTGCATACGGGTTTATACTACTATTCATTCTCTTGCATCTGTTAAAGCCAGAAATTGATCCTACTTGGCAGCCTTTTAGTTATTATTTGATTGGGGAATACGGTTGGCTTATGCAATGTGCATTTCTTCTTCTTTCCTTATCTTTTTTTACTTTTGCTTTAGGAGTCATTAAAGTTTTACAGACCTGGAGGTCCAAAATGGGGGCAGTATTGTTTGTCCTTGCAGGTATCGGCAATGTATTGTGTGCCTTCTTTTATCCGGATCCCCTACATGCTGAACCCACCTTGCACGGTCAGTGGCACGCCATTGGCTTTAGTTTGTTAGGAGCGGCTTTGCTAGGAACTCTATTTATATGTTTGCAGTTTTACCGCCAATCAGACGTGAGCTTATTTAGAGGGAGGATACTCTTTGCTACGGTTCTTTTTGGGGCCATAGAGATTTCTATGATCTTCGGCATGCTCCTATACTTTGATGGGCCTGAAAGTGCTATGGGCGGATTAGGACGATTGGTGATACTTATGAGTGCCATTTGGGTCATCATTACTTCCAATGCACTTGCGAACAAAAGCGTAGTTTAA
- a CDS encoding THUMP domain-containing class I SAM-dependent RNA methyltransferase, with the protein MDKYEMVATTLMGLEDVLAKEIKALGGEKVKVLKRAVSFVGDDALLYKANLSLRTALRVLVPLIEFRAHNEEKLYREVKDFPWEDVFSLEQTFIIDAVLSGTVFRHSQFLALKTKDAIVDRFRERTGQRPSIDTQNPDIYLNIRVHEDKVTLSINSSGVSLDRRGYRRVSNEAPINEVLAAGIILHTGWNPTQPFIDPMAGSGTFSIEAALIGTGIPSGWNRSFSFQNWLEFDANLYEKVRFELNKKISDPNLQIHARDLLNSSLELIAKNAEKAGVEDYLSLKKEDFFESEPKGSGGVVVLNPPYGERLKISNADAFYKKMGDTLKQRYKGFDAWIISSDLDALRSIGLRAEEKIEMMNGGLPARLLKFEMF; encoded by the coding sequence ATGGATAAATACGAAATGGTAGCCACCACCTTAATGGGGCTAGAAGATGTCTTGGCTAAGGAAATCAAGGCATTAGGAGGAGAGAAAGTGAAGGTCTTAAAGCGGGCTGTGAGTTTCGTAGGTGATGATGCATTGTTGTATAAAGCTAACTTATCACTGCGTACGGCCTTAAGGGTACTGGTACCTTTAATTGAGTTTAGAGCTCATAATGAAGAAAAACTATACAGGGAGGTTAAGGATTTCCCTTGGGAAGATGTGTTCTCTTTGGAACAAACCTTCATTATAGATGCAGTGCTTAGCGGAACTGTCTTTCGGCACTCCCAGTTTTTGGCTCTAAAGACCAAAGATGCCATTGTAGATAGATTCCGTGAACGAACCGGTCAGAGACCAAGCATAGATACCCAAAACCCGGACATCTACCTTAATATACGAGTTCACGAAGATAAAGTTACCCTGTCAATCAACTCTTCAGGTGTAAGTTTAGATAGAAGAGGATATAGACGAGTTTCTAACGAAGCTCCCATTAATGAAGTGCTGGCGGCAGGTATTATACTGCATACCGGTTGGAATCCTACTCAACCCTTCATAGATCCCATGGCCGGTTCCGGAACCTTTAGTATAGAGGCGGCATTGATAGGGACTGGCATACCGAGCGGTTGGAACAGGTCATTCAGTTTTCAAAATTGGTTAGAATTTGACGCCAATTTATATGAGAAGGTTCGTTTTGAACTGAATAAAAAAATAAGTGATCCTAACCTGCAAATTCATGCCCGGGATTTGTTAAATTCAAGTTTGGAACTGATTGCCAAAAATGCTGAAAAGGCGGGAGTGGAGGATTACCTAAGCTTGAAGAAAGAGGACTTTTTTGAATCTGAACCCAAAGGAAGTGGGGGAGTAGTGGTATTGAATCCTCCGTATGGTGAAAGATTGAAGATCAGTAATGCGGATGCCTTTTACAAGAAGATGGGAGATACCTTAAAACAGAGGTACAAAGGATTTGATGCCTGGATTATCAGCTCTGATTTGGATGCTTTGCGCTCTATTGGCTTGAGAGCAGAAGAAAAGATAGAAATGATGAACGGGGGGCTTCCCGCTCGTCTCTTAAAATTTGAAATGTTTTGA
- a CDS encoding bleomycin resistance protein — translation MRNNFITQEYYVKGLEFEVLGDYGDYLMLKRDEVELHFFLFEALDPYQNYGQIYIRVEDIKKIYSGIKVVIYRLLEDKPWGQREFSLLDPDHNLITFGEDIPSLK, via the coding sequence ATGCGTAATAATTTCATTACACAGGAATACTATGTAAAGGGTTTAGAGTTTGAAGTTTTAGGTGATTACGGAGATTACTTAATGCTTAAGAGAGACGAGGTAGAGCTGCATTTTTTTCTTTTCGAAGCGCTGGATCCTTACCAAAATTACGGACAGATTTATATTCGTGTAGAGGATATAAAGAAGATTTATTCGGGAATTAAGGTTGTTATATATAGGCTGTTGGAAGATAAGCCTTGGGGTCAGAGGGAATTCAGTCTTTTAGATCCGGATCATAATTTGATAACATTTGGGGAGGACATTCCTTCTTTGAAATAA
- the tamL gene encoding translocation and assembly module lipoprotein TamL yields the protein MAGLSLFSCKNNIPPPQNKLLLWKNQFKGQEKVFKEELELIIPFAQRENSKPFSLPITPRVWWYNFGQNNFDSLKTARRWANKKLALERLKSEEGYSLKKAAKWERKMERYETALENKISWFYANIGEPQVYISPEDVQETASRIQKYLFDRGFRDAQVAGDTIRLGKKQRYNVRYQIQEGDLYRIDSLFYVVNHPVMDSLLQADVKNRLLKSGDPLHHQQVEAEKLRLEQLFKNNGFYSFNNRYITYGVTNYEQSEELFKERKEGNLQLQILNPVLGSHKQYYLRDVIFKTFDPNSKNSRPDTTVIRGVKFIRPDHSVPLSLIRNRIFTKPGDLFSNAAIYETQRQISLFNQFSFASSQLKVVDSTHLDLEYFAPVQERFTFGISPGINNIYTDGNSFFGFGVPVSLSMRNVLRKLEIIELGVRGSYEGQPTPIRTSENAIRGSLELGGNLNITLPVLFPFHPKGRRVNLMNPRTTFGIGYNYSEPFWGTRTNFKLTAGNSLQLNKYAILYMNFLDAYLINTSYSNNASGREFYRTLDSLQRIGNNLKVTFDPQFVSSINANYVYNNQDPSKPFSTSTFFRFFIESAGTVLNFTKDKERIGLVEDLFPMSAGPDSVRAYFQFLKFNADYRRSINLSPKSSYAFRVNLGVANPYGKNKAIPYDKSFFVGGSNSIRAWAPRSLGTGSSASDTTAVGNTIPQPGDILLEGSIEYRRNIIRFAGNIQLALFMDAGNVWKWHQINIPERYNKSNFDFGRFYKEIAVGTGFGVRWDLGFFLFRFDWGIKVVDPSREEGDRFVLDKFSLRRRAPYGLNLNFGIGYPF from the coding sequence TTGGCAGGGCTCTCCTTGTTTTCCTGTAAAAATAATATACCTCCCCCTCAAAATAAGCTTTTGTTGTGGAAAAACCAGTTCAAAGGGCAGGAGAAGGTTTTCAAAGAGGAATTGGAACTCATCATTCCATTTGCTCAAAGAGAAAATTCAAAACCTTTCAGTCTGCCCATTACACCGAGGGTTTGGTGGTATAATTTTGGCCAAAATAATTTTGACTCTTTAAAAACGGCCAGAAGATGGGCCAATAAAAAGCTTGCCCTTGAACGTCTCAAAAGTGAGGAAGGGTATTCTTTAAAGAAAGCGGCCAAATGGGAAAGAAAAATGGAGCGTTATGAGACCGCTTTGGAAAATAAGATCTCTTGGTTCTATGCGAATATAGGTGAGCCCCAAGTCTATATTTCCCCTGAAGATGTGCAGGAAACAGCCTCTCGTATCCAGAAATACCTGTTTGATCGTGGCTTCAGAGATGCCCAGGTAGCGGGGGATACCATAAGACTAGGCAAAAAGCAGAGATATAACGTCAGATACCAAATCCAAGAAGGAGATTTGTACAGGATAGACTCCCTTTTCTATGTGGTAAATCATCCGGTGATGGATTCCCTGCTACAGGCTGATGTTAAGAACCGACTGTTAAAGTCGGGAGATCCTTTGCACCACCAACAAGTAGAAGCGGAGAAATTACGCCTCGAGCAGTTGTTCAAGAACAATGGCTTTTACAGCTTTAATAATCGATACATCACCTACGGGGTTACAAATTATGAGCAAAGTGAAGAGCTGTTCAAAGAAAGGAAGGAAGGGAATCTGCAATTGCAGATCCTTAATCCCGTATTAGGTTCACACAAACAGTACTATTTAAGGGATGTGATCTTTAAGACCTTTGACCCTAATAGTAAGAATTCTCGTCCAGATACTACGGTGATTCGAGGGGTGAAATTTATTCGGCCTGATCATTCGGTTCCTTTGAGTTTGATCAGAAATCGAATATTTACCAAGCCGGGTGATTTGTTCAGTAATGCGGCTATATATGAGACTCAAAGGCAGATTTCCCTGTTTAACCAATTCTCTTTTGCCAGTTCTCAATTGAAGGTGGTAGATTCTACTCATCTGGATCTAGAATACTTTGCCCCTGTTCAGGAAAGATTCACTTTCGGTATCTCTCCGGGGATTAACAATATATACACTGACGGGAACAGTTTCTTTGGCTTCGGTGTGCCGGTATCGCTTTCTATGCGCAATGTTTTACGAAAACTGGAGATCATAGAACTGGGGGTTAGAGGATCTTATGAAGGTCAGCCCACACCTATCCGCACCTCTGAAAATGCCATAAGAGGTAGTTTAGAACTAGGAGGGAACCTGAACATTACTCTACCTGTCCTATTTCCCTTCCACCCTAAAGGCAGAAGGGTGAATCTGATGAACCCTAGGACCACCTTTGGTATTGGCTATAATTATTCTGAGCCTTTCTGGGGAACGAGAACGAATTTTAAATTGACCGCGGGTAATTCCTTGCAGCTAAATAAATACGCTATCCTGTACATGAATTTCTTGGATGCGTACCTGATTAATACCTCCTATTCAAACAATGCCTCCGGTAGAGAGTTTTACCGGACCTTAGACTCTTTGCAGCGGATTGGTAACAACTTGAAGGTGACCTTTGACCCACAATTTGTCTCATCTATAAATGCGAACTACGTCTATAATAATCAAGACCCTAGTAAGCCTTTTTCCACTTCTACCTTCTTCCGCTTTTTTATTGAGTCCGCTGGTACGGTATTGAATTTCACTAAGGATAAGGAGAGGATTGGATTAGTAGAAGATCTTTTTCCCATGTCAGCGGGACCGGATTCCGTTCGAGCCTATTTCCAGTTCCTGAAGTTCAATGCTGATTACAGAAGAAGCATAAATCTGAGCCCCAAAAGTAGTTATGCCTTCCGGGTGAATTTAGGGGTAGCGAATCCCTACGGGAAGAACAAAGCCATTCCCTACGATAAAAGTTTCTTTGTAGGAGGCAGTAACAGCATCAGGGCTTGGGCACCGCGGTCTTTAGGTACGGGGTCATCTGCATCTGACACCACGGCTGTAGGGAATACCATTCCTCAACCCGGAGATATTCTGTTAGAAGGAAGCATTGAATACCGAAGGAATATTATACGATTTGCCGGGAATATTCAGTTGGCCCTATTTATGGATGCCGGAAATGTGTGGAAGTGGCATCAGATCAATATTCCTGAGCGGTATAACAAATCCAATTTTGATTTCGGTAGGTTTTATAAGGAAATCGCAGTGGGAACAGGTTTTGGTGTGCGCTGGGATTTAGGCTTCTTCCTGTTCCGTTTCGACTGGGGGATCAAGGTGGTAGACCCAAGTAGGGAAGAAGGGGATAGGTTTGTGTTAGATAAGTTCTCATTAAGAAGAAGAGCGCCCTATGGTCTAAACCTCAACTTCGGTATAGGTTATCCGTTCTAA
- the apaG gene encoding Co2+/Mg2+ efflux protein ApaG has product MITAITHGIKVSVKPEYQPFYSQPARNLYAFSYTINIENTTDVTVKLLTRHWEIFDSYGTAYEVNGEGVVGLFPIIEPGESFEYTSGCNFASTVGKMQGKYIMQRVRDGKTFEISIPEFLLEVPYILN; this is encoded by the coding sequence ATGATCACTGCCATTACTCATGGGATTAAGGTTAGTGTAAAACCGGAATACCAGCCGTTCTATTCTCAGCCGGCGCGGAATCTCTATGCCTTTTCCTACACCATAAACATAGAAAATACTACTGACGTTACGGTCAAACTTTTAACCCGGCATTGGGAGATCTTTGACTCCTACGGTACCGCCTACGAAGTAAATGGAGAAGGTGTGGTGGGATTATTCCCCATTATTGAACCTGGGGAAAGTTTTGAATACACTTCTGGTTGTAACTTTGCTTCCACAGTAGGTAAAATGCAGGGAAAATATATCATGCAAAGGGTAAGAGACGGTAAGACATTTGAAATCTCTATCCCCGAGTTCCTCCTAGAGGTTCCATATATCTTAAACTAA
- a CDS encoding DUF2200 domain-containing protein: protein MTHDEKIARMTFSSVYPHYVTKVVSKGRTEEELKQVIEWLTGFDDSALQAQINKKSTFEQFFEEANLNPNAHLITGVICGYRVENLENPLTQKARYLDKLVDELAKGRKMEKILRS from the coding sequence ATGACCCACGATGAAAAGATTGCCAGAATGACCTTCTCTTCTGTATATCCCCATTATGTTACCAAGGTAGTGAGTAAAGGACGAACAGAAGAGGAGTTAAAGCAAGTGATTGAATGGTTGACAGGATTTGATGACTCCGCTTTACAAGCGCAGATCAACAAGAAATCTACCTTTGAACAATTCTTTGAAGAAGCAAATCTTAATCCGAATGCACATTTGATCACAGGAGTTATCTGCGGCTATAGAGTGGAGAACTTAGAAAATCCTCTCACCCAAAAAGCCAGATACTTGGACAAGCTCGTAGATGAACTTGCCAAAGGAAGAAAAATGGAAAAGATCTTAAGATCCTAA
- the ung gene encoding uracil-DNA glycosylase produces MKIHESWKEVLAEEFEKPYFERLKEYVRQEYGTQVCYPPGRLIFEAFNQTPFEEVKVVILGQDPYHGPGQAHGLSFSVPPGVAFPPSLRNIFKELKDDVGKEVPMSGDLTEWARQGVLLLNATLSVRAGQAGSHQNQGWETFTDAVIHLLNQRKENLVFLLWGAYAQNKGKFIDPNRHLVLKAKHPSPLSANSGGWFGTKHFSKTNEYLQQLGKPEIKW; encoded by the coding sequence ATGAAGATACATGAATCCTGGAAGGAAGTGCTGGCAGAGGAATTTGAAAAGCCCTATTTTGAAAGGCTGAAGGAGTATGTCAGACAAGAGTATGGTACACAAGTGTGTTACCCTCCCGGAAGATTGATCTTTGAAGCTTTTAATCAGACTCCTTTTGAAGAAGTAAAGGTGGTTATTTTGGGTCAAGACCCCTATCATGGCCCTGGTCAAGCTCACGGACTTTCCTTCTCCGTACCACCGGGTGTGGCTTTTCCTCCTTCTCTTCGGAATATTTTTAAGGAATTGAAGGATGATGTGGGAAAGGAAGTGCCTATGAGTGGTGATTTGACGGAGTGGGCAAGGCAAGGGGTTTTACTTCTGAACGCCACTTTAAGCGTTAGGGCAGGTCAGGCCGGTTCCCACCAAAACCAGGGCTGGGAAACCTTTACAGATGCAGTGATTCATCTACTGAATCAAAGGAAAGAAAATTTAGTCTTTTTACTTTGGGGAGCATATGCTCAAAACAAAGGTAAATTTATAGATCCAAACAGGCACTTGGTGCTTAAAGCGAAACATCCGTCTCCGCTTTCCGCTAATTCCGGTGGGTGGTTTGGTACCAAACATTTTTCAAAAACAAACGAATACCTACAGCAATTAGGTAAACCAGAGATCAAGTGGTAA
- a CDS encoding carbon-nitrogen hydrolase family protein encodes MERTYEVRLSPFPWSLSDGLQILQTYSKMAAKKKASILCFPETFLPGSWEKNQIPRI; translated from the coding sequence ATGGAAAGAACCTATGAAGTTCGCCTTAGCCCCTTCCCCTGGTCTTTGTCGGATGGACTTCAGATCTTGCAGACCTATTCAAAGATGGCAGCGAAGAAGAAAGCAAGCATCCTATGCTTTCCGGAAACCTTCCTGCCGGGTTCATGGGAGAAGAACCAGATCCCCAGGATTTGA
- a CDS encoding Lrp/AsnC family transcriptional regulator produces the protein MVTAVILFSVERSHINAVGEELAGTKGITEVFSVSGQYDLVALARVQKNEDLADLMTKTIGNLPGIIKTETLIAFRTLSKYDLESMFDLGS, from the coding sequence ATGGTTACTGCAGTAATTTTATTTTCAGTGGAACGCTCCCACATCAATGCCGTAGGTGAAGAGTTGGCGGGCACCAAAGGTATTACAGAGGTTTTCTCTGTAAGTGGTCAATACGATTTAGTGGCCCTGGCCCGTGTTCAGAAGAACGAGGACCTAGCTGATCTGATGACCAAGACCATAGGTAATCTGCCGGGTATCATCAAAACGGAAACGTTAATTGCCTTCAGAACCCTATCTAAGTACGACTTAGAAAGTATGTTTGACTTAGGATCTTAA